The DNA region TGGATTCGGGAACTGGCCGCGCGCCATCCCTGGGATTACTTCATCGGTTCGGTCCATTACGTCTCCGAGTCGTGGGACCTGGACAATCCGAAGAAGATTTCGGAATGGAAGCAGCGCGATCCGTTCGAAGTCTGGAGCGTCTATTTCGATCGCCTGACGCTGGCGGCAGAGTCGAGGTTATTTGAAATTATCGGCCACGCGGATCTGGCGAAGAAGTTTTGTTTTTATCCGAAGCAAGATTGCACGCACCTGTTTCAGCGCTTTCTGAAGGCCGCCAGACAAGCGGACGCCGCGATCGAGCTGAACACCGCCGGGCTGCGAAAGGATTGCAAAGAGATTTATCCGCACCGCCGCATCGTGGAAATGGCTTACGCGGCCAGCGTCCCGATCACGTTTGCCTCGGATGCGCACGCTCCCGGTGAGG from Verrucomicrobiota bacterium includes:
- a CDS encoding histidinol-phosphatase HisJ family protein; protein product: MSFPADYHMHTPLCRHAVGEPTEYAAQAVKLGFTEIGFSDHNPMVRDDFDDWHMRQDELDAYVENVAKARKDHPTLTIKLALEIDYIPGHEDWIRELAARHPWDYFIGSVHYVSESWDLDNPKKISEWKQRDPFEVWSVYFDRLTLAAESRLFEIIGHADLAKKFCFYPKQDCTHLFQRFLKAARQADAAIELNTAGLRKDCKEIYPHRRIVEMAYAASVPITFASDAHAPGEVGMNFAEAIQLAKEAGYTHRCRFTRRQREPVCI